The Prevotella melaninogenica nucleotide sequence CAACCTGTTGTAGCGATAAGTTGGGTCCCAAAACGTATATTTACAGAACAAACTGTCTATCAGGTTGTTGTCTCAATCAATAGCCATTCGCCTCCGACAGTGGGCTAATCATCACCTTATTTATATGGGATAAGTGCGCACTGAGGTGTGCATGCAATTCCGTATGACAAACTTTTTGTAGGTTCTTTGCCCATTAAAAGGGAGCGAAAGAGCCGTCTATTGACATTTAATATTTAGTCTATGATGCTTAAATTAAAATTAGACAGGCATCAGTGGGCTGGTGTTTTGTTCGCATTGCTGTGTTGGTCTATGCCGTTAGCTGCACAGAATGAGAAAAGCACTAAGCCTGCTCATGATTCCATTTGCCTAAGTGAAGTTGTGGTTTCTACTCGTCGCCAGATGATGAGTGTAAACCAAATAGGCAGTCAAATCAATCAAACCGCCATTACAAATGCTATGGGACGCTCCTTGGGTTCGCTGCTTGAGGGAGTCAGTGGTATCAGTTCTATCCAGACAGGAACAATTGTTTCAAAGCCTGTGATACACGGAATGTATGGCAATCGCATACTCTTGGTGAGCAATGGTGCACGTCTGATGGGTCAGCAATGGGGTGCGGATCATGCCCCAGAAGTAGATAAAAACAGTTATAGTAACATCGAAGTGGTGAAAGGAGCAGATGCTGTAAGATATGGTTCTGAGGCACTTGGCGGTATAGTTCTTATGCAACCTTCCCCCTTACCTTATGACGTCAGTGGTCTTCACGGTATGGTAGCGGGACTTTATGGCACCAATGGCAGACGCTTCGGAGCCTCAGGTTATATTGAAAATAGCTTTAAGTGGCATGGCAACTGGGCGTGGCGTTTACATCTGAATACCGAGAATGGAGGCGACAGAAGTACGGCTCATTACCTGCTAAACAACACCGGAATGCGTGAAAACGACCTATCCCTCGCCTTAGGTTATAGGCGTGGGGCTTGGCGATTAGAGACAGGTTATAGTCTGTTTGCACAGAAATTGGGTGTTATGCAGAGTGCTCAGATGGGTAACGAACAGCTGTTACAAGAGCGTATCCGCCTCGGTCAGCCTGTCGACTTCACACCTTTCAGTCGGCATATAGACTATCCTTTTCAGCAGATAACTCATCATAATGTCTATTTCAAGGCGTTTTTTGATCACGAAAAGATAGGACATTTTGCTTTTCAATCAACCTTCCAGCAGGACAATCGACGCGAAAACCGCATCCGACGTCTGAACCATTCGGACATTCCTACCGTCAGTTTGCACTTGAATTCGTTGCAGAACTCACTCGTTTGGAACAAGGGTTATCAGCATTGGAAGAGTGAAGCAGGAGCGCAACTGCTGATAACTGATAACACGAACGAGCGTGGAACGGGTGTTGTTCCTATCATTCCGAATTACACGGAGGTAGCTTTCGGACTCTATGCGTTGCAGAAATATACTGCTGATCGATGGGGAATGGAGGCTGGAGTACGCTTTGATGGGCAGCAAACAAAGGCTGACGGCTATGATTGGACAGGGCGAAGATATGGCGGAAAGCGTGACTTCACGAACTTTACTTACAGTCTTGGCGGTCATTACCACATCAATAAACAACTGAAATTGACCTCTCATTTCGGTGTGGCTTGGCGTGCCCCACACGTCTATGAACTGTATAGTAATGGTAATGAACTTAGTTCTGGCATCTTTGTGAAAGGCGATTCAACCCTCCTTTCAGAGCAGAGTTACAAGTGGATAACCTCATTGAAATATGCAAGTAAGTACTTTGATGTTCAGCTCGATGGCTACCTTCAGTGGATTAATAACTACATCTTCGACCAGCCAACAGGACGGAATATCACGGTTGTATCAGGTGCTTATCCTGTATTCCAGTACAGACAGACACGTGCTTTCTTCCAAGGTGTCGACTTAGATGCCCACGTTCGACCAGTATCATCGCTTGATTATCATCTTGTTACGGCAATGATTTGGGCACGTGAGATGCCTTCTCACGCTTATCTACCTTATATTCCGAGCTTCCGTCTGACCCATTCACTGACGTGGTCGCTGCCTTTCTTCAAGGCATTCTCACCTAAGTTAGGACTCACTCATCGCTTTGTGGCGAAGCAAACACGCTTCAATCCTGCTACAGACCTTATCGCCAACAGTCCTGATTCCTATCATCTTATGGGCTTTGAACTTAGCTTTTCGGTGCCTATGCGTGAGGGACAGTCGCTTCGTGTAGGACTGATGGGCGACAATATCCTTAATCGTGAGTACAAAGAATACACTAACCGCAGCCGCTACTATGCCCACGATATGGGTCGTGACGTGCGTTGTATGATTACATGGAACTTCTAATAAAAAAGATAAAAACGATGAAAACAAAGAGATTTATAAATGGTCTTGTACTTGCTTTCAGTGCAGTAATGACCATGTTGTTCGTGGGTTGTAACCCAGAACAGCCAGAGAATGAGAAAGAAAACAAACTCCATGAAGACCCTGTTCGGGCTGTCTTTACACTGCAGGAAGGAACACTCAACAATGCTTCTGCCTTTGATAATACGCCAAAGATGGCTAATTTCAAAGCCGCTTCTTCACCTGCTCAAGTGATAGAGTGGGAGACAACGGCTGGTCAGGGCTGGCATGTGACGAGCGAAACAAAGTCGTTCAATGTAAAGAATAGTGTAGACAACCCTTCTGTTGTCTATCTTTTGAAGATGGAGTATTATAATGCAAAGGGAGAAATGATGAACAGTCAGTTCTACAACCTCGGTCAGGACAAGATTCATCAGCACTTCTTCTCAATGTTCAAGCAGGTGATGTATGAGGGACAGATGAGCTCTGTGCGTGTCACAAACAAAGCAGAACTGCCTTACGACTACCGCTATATAGACGAGTTGAACGGCACTTTCATTGGCGACACGAACCCTATGGGCTTCCAAGGTCTTATCAAGTTCGTGAAGCCTGGACGTGAGTTTACCCTCTCTGTCGACCTGCTCCACGCTGCTGGAAGTAAGTTTGGTGACGATGGAAAGGCCTCTCCTTTCTACAATCCAACTGGAAAGTTGCTTAGCACTGGACTTTGGGATATCAACGTTAAACTGCCTATCGTGATTGATGGGCAGTCAACTGAGGAGAGTACTACCGACCCTTCACTTATCAATCCTGCAAAGGCTGTGATTGAAATCTATAACGGCCACCTGCATGGAGAAAAGCAATTTCATCAGAACCCAACACCAAAAGAATTGAAGTATATCGGACGTAACTATAAGCTTACCTATACTTTGGAGAATGGAAAGTGGGTGGCTGATCCAAAGAATGATAAGAGTGTGAACCTTATGGGAAGTAGTCAGGGGTATTATGTGTCGGCTTTTGTCATTCACTATTACGACAAGGCAGGCAACGAAATTACCTCTCAAATCGTCAATAATGGCGAAGACAGTCACTATCAGCACTTCTTTATGGTAGACGATATTCGCCCTTCTTATGGCGGAAAGAAGGAGGCTACCGATGTCAATTCTACTGACTTCTTTAAGTATGTCTACTGTGATACAGACCCATGGAATAAGACAAACAAGTTTGATGGTGCTAAATTCCTTAAAGATAATAATCCTATCGGACATAAAGGATACTTCGAATTCTTGCGTACACATAAGCAATTTAACCTCGAAATTCGCCTGATGCGCGCTCATAACTCTAAGTTGACCAATGGCAAAGCAAGCAGTTTCTGTGCGCCAACCGAACGCCAGTTGAAGGAAGAAGCATGGCTACCAACCATCGTTGTGCCGATGAATATCTATATGGACAGTGATGAGCGCGAACTGGATTCAAAGGTTTTTGATACTGATTTAGATAAGTTAAGCAACGATGCAAAGGACTATTCAGAGAGCAACTTGGTGTCAATTCGTTCGCTGATGGATGCCTTTGGAATAACCGATATCAAGACTGCTGTCCTCGATTTCTGGTGGAATTTCCACGGAGATAGCAAGCACAGCGATGCTGGTTTCTGGTTCTAATCGCAAGAATTAAAGACTTATTCCTTCCTCTTTTAATATCGAGAGAGGAGGAAATAATAGGGGAGACAGAAAGTATTTACATGCTTTCTGTCTCCCTTATTTCTGTATCATTGTAAAAATATTTCATATCTTCGGTTTCAAAACATCATCTTTTGGCTCCGAAAAGACGCCCTTTTGGCTTGCAAAAGATGCCCTTTAAGCCCCTTACTAACGCCCTTTTGAACCCTTGTTAACGCCCTTTTGAAAACCTCTTTTGCAACTACTTGAAAGCGAGAGTGTTATGACGATGGTTGAAATGCTCGTTTTTAGTCTTTTACCCCATCTTTTTTCTTGCTATTTTGTAACAATATTTCATAACGTTGTGCGGATGAATTTTCTCATTGAGGGCACAGATTTACGGTGATATGATATTGTTTCCTAACAACTTTTATTTTCTTATCGGCATCTTGTCTGTCCTTGTAACTTGACGTAGCCTGCTACGTCTGCGCCTAAAAGACAAATAATCTGCTCGATGATAAAACAAAATATGTTTAGGCTCTAATAATCGATTTGGGTTAAAATACCTATTAGTAAGTATTGACAAGACGGAAATCTTCGCCTATCTTTGCAGCAAAAATCGACAGAATGGAGAAACGATTAGTATGCCATAGAACGTCAAGTGGAAGAAAGCGTATTGCAGGTTGAATGCAATACGCTTTTTTTTATGAACAAAATAAAACATTGTCCGTTAATAAGATAATAATGAAAACATTAAAAGAAGATGTGCGGAGTAGGATTGTTACGGCTGCCCGCAGTGAATTTATTAAGTATGGATATAGGAAGACCTCGATGCGAACAATCTCGGCTAAGTCTGGTGTTGTGCTGGGGAATATATATAATTATTTTAAGACAAAGGACGATATCTTCTGTGTTGTCCTTCGTCCGTTGCTCTCTGTGATAGGCGAGCGTATGACGGTGTACAGCAAGGGTGAGCACGAGGAAAAGTGTCTTGATTTCTCCCGACAACGGCAGAAGGATTTTTTAAAGGAAATGCTTCGTATCATTTTCTTATATAAGGAAGAACTGAGACTGCTGCTCTTTGAGTCGCAGGGTACCTCCTTAGAGAATTTCCGTGAGGCCTTTATCGACGAACAAGTAGCGATAAGCAGGGCCTACATGGAGCAGGTGGAGACGAGTGTGTCGCCCCTCTTCTTTCGTATCAGCGCCTCTACATGGCTGACAATCATCGGTGAGATTGTGTCAAGACCCGACCTTCAGCAGGAGGAGGTGAGGCAGGCTCTGACCGAATATATACGCTACAACACGGCAGGGTGGCAAGAACTCATAAAACAATAAGTTAGGTATGAAGAGATTAATCCTTATTACAATGTTATGTCTGTGCCCTCTGCTTGTGGCGGCCCAACGGCTGTTAAGGGGTAAGATAGTGGAGAAAGAAACGTCGACTCCTATCTGTGGAGCGTGCATAGCAGTTAAGGGAACGAAGCAGAAGGTGCTCTCTGACAAGACAGGCGGTTATGAACTGACGATTACCGCAGCGGGTGCCTATACGATAGAGGTGTCGGCAGTAGGCTTCAAACGGCTGAGGGAGGTCGTTGCGGCGGGTGGTGATGTGACAAGAGACTACTATCTCGAACCCTCATCGACCTCGCTTCGCGAGGTTGTCGTGCGGAGTTCAGTGCAGAGTGCAGAGATAAACCAGATACGACAAAGCCCTATGGCTGTGACAGTTGTGGATGGTGCGAAACTGAGAGGACGGTCGAGTAGCATTGAGGAGATACTGACGAGGACATCAGGAATTAAGGTTCGGAAGGCAGGTGGACTGGGTAGTGCATCGCGCATCTCGGTTCATGGCTTAGAAGGGAAGCGTGTGGCGGTATATATCGATGGGTTCCCACTGAACAGTCCCGACGGTTCGTTCGATATTAACGACATCCCGATAGACGTCATCAAGTATATCGAGGTGTATAAAGGGATTGTTCCTGCGGAGTATGGGGGAGATGGTTTAGGAGGTGCCATCAACATCGTCACGCGAGAAGATGAGTGCGACTTGGTGGGCTTCACACAAGAACTGGCATCCTTTGGGACGGTGAAGACACTCGTAAGTGGACAAAAACTCTTTAGCCGACCGGGGATATTATTTAACGTGGCATTCTTTAAGAATAAGTCGAAAA carries:
- a CDS encoding TonB-dependent receptor; this translates as MMLKLKLDRHQWAGVLFALLCWSMPLAAQNEKSTKPAHDSICLSEVVVSTRRQMMSVNQIGSQINQTAITNAMGRSLGSLLEGVSGISSIQTGTIVSKPVIHGMYGNRILLVSNGARLMGQQWGADHAPEVDKNSYSNIEVVKGADAVRYGSEALGGIVLMQPSPLPYDVSGLHGMVAGLYGTNGRRFGASGYIENSFKWHGNWAWRLHLNTENGGDRSTAHYLLNNTGMRENDLSLALGYRRGAWRLETGYSLFAQKLGVMQSAQMGNEQLLQERIRLGQPVDFTPFSRHIDYPFQQITHHNVYFKAFFDHEKIGHFAFQSTFQQDNRRENRIRRLNHSDIPTVSLHLNSLQNSLVWNKGYQHWKSEAGAQLLITDNTNERGTGVVPIIPNYTEVAFGLYALQKYTADRWGMEAGVRFDGQQTKADGYDWTGRRYGGKRDFTNFTYSLGGHYHINKQLKLTSHFGVAWRAPHVYELYSNGNELSSGIFVKGDSTLLSEQSYKWITSLKYASKYFDVQLDGYLQWINNYIFDQPTGRNITVVSGAYPVFQYRQTRAFFQGVDLDAHVRPVSSLDYHLVTAMIWAREMPSHAYLPYIPSFRLTHSLTWSLPFFKAFSPKLGLTHRFVAKQTRFNPATDLIANSPDSYHLMGFELSFSVPMREGQSLRVGLMGDNILNREYKEYTNRSRYYAHDMGRDVRCMITWNF
- a CDS encoding TetR/AcrR family transcriptional regulator, with amino-acid sequence MKTLKEDVRSRIVTAARSEFIKYGYRKTSMRTISAKSGVVLGNIYNYFKTKDDIFCVVLRPLLSVIGERMTVYSKGEHEEKCLDFSRQRQKDFLKEMLRIIFLYKEELRLLLFESQGTSLENFREAFIDEQVAISRAYMEQVETSVSPLFFRISASTWLTIIGEIVSRPDLQQEEVRQALTEYIRYNTAGWQELIKQ